A single Mustelus asterias chromosome 4, sMusAst1.hap1.1, whole genome shotgun sequence DNA region contains:
- the LOC144492408 gene encoding interleukin-13 receptor subunit alpha-2-like isoform X2 — MAGKHFLRTSTLLKQIYLCWLMVFNSGESHTKSNDVNCIVYNEEFMECTWNHSEGKPNYTLYHWYSKTPAKECGNYIQQNGYNIGCNFSKSEIIQFREFFVYRNGSSATGNVLPLTRTFQLQNQVKLNPPEDLSLNMTTRNELILSWDVPKNLLKCRIYEVRHRSNKDKEWQVYSINAQARYTLSSMDPEKSYTFQVRSKINQYCGTTDLWGEWSLPVESARHGTEHIVPLMINTAPQRDSI, encoded by the exons ATGGCTGGGAAACACTTCTTGAGAACATCAACACTCCTGAAGCAGATTTATCTCTGCTGGCTAATGGTATTTAACAGTGGGGAATCACATACAAAGTCAAATG ATGTGAATTGCATCGTCTACAATGAGGAATTCATGGAGTGTACATGGAATCACAGTGAAGGGAAACCAAACTACACACTGTATCACTG GTATTCCAAAACTCCAGCAAAGGAATGTGGAAATTACATCCAGCAGAACGGCTATAACATTGGTTGCAATTTCTCAAAAAGTGAAATTATCCAATTTCGAGAATTTTTCGTCTACAGAAATGGATCCAGTGCCACAGGAAATGTGTTACCACTGACTCGAACATTCCAGCTGCAGAACCAAG TGAAACTCAATCCTCCTGAAGACCTGTCACTGAATATGACGACCAGGAATGAGCTCATTTTGAGCTGGGACGTACCAAAGAACTTACTGAAATGTCGAATATATGAAGTCAGGCACCGGAGTAATAAGGATAAGGAGTGGCAG GTATATTCAATCAATGCGCAAGCAAGATATACTTTGTCAAGTATGGATCCAGAGAAATCTTATACATTTCAAGTGCGAAGTAAGATTAACCAGTATTGTGGCACAACTGACCTGTGGGGTGAATGGAGCTTACCTGTTGAGTCGGCAAGACATGGCACAG